Within Geotrypetes seraphini chromosome 13, aGeoSer1.1, whole genome shotgun sequence, the genomic segment ACcctcctcctgtcccagccaacagTTAAAACTTTAACCTCCCTCACCTCCCTGGCATACCTTTAAAAttcctggtagtccagcggtgaACCAGAGTAGGAGTggtcttcccatgctcctgccctatgcagagCTGTTAGTGATTgggcctggcagggagggaggggggacgacagggtgcagagcctggcagacagggagggaggctgggtgcagagcctggcagggcacttgaatattaaccccccagTTTatttttgagtcaacctttttcctccgttttgggggggaaaaggttacctcagtttatattcgggttggcttatattcaagtatatatagtaTATGTCTCCCAGATATCTAAAAATAACCTTTGTCTCTCAAGTAGCATCAATGAGTGAAAATGATTATGCCAACCTCAATACAAAGGAGGTACATCACTAACCCATACCCTGAAAATGGATGCCGCCTTTTGAATAAACAAACAAGCACCTCTCCCTTAAATTCTCAAGGATTCATATTTATCCAACAGCCCAAAATGGGTAGGCTTAAAAAGAAGGAGCTTTTGGAAACTGTAAGCATTACTAGTTTTTCAGgagtaaactaagggctccttttacgaagccgcgttagcagtttaacgcacgtaaaAGCGCGCTATACTGCCagctgcgctagacgctaatgccagcattgagctgccattagttctagctgcgtagcgcgggtttagtgcgcgctaaaaagctgcgtgctctaaaaccgctaacgcggcttcgtaaaaggagccctaagcctcaGAGCAAAGAATGAGTTTCTGTTTCTCCTGTGCAAGAATAGAGGACACGAGGGATGCAAAAGAAACAGACCCCAGATGGactgctcaaaaaaaaaaaaaatctctttattaAAACAATCATCTGACATGGTCTATATTTCATCCATATGGGCTGCTTCAGGGTTATAGTACTAAAAATGGGAAGGCTAAAGGATTTGTGTTCCAAGCTAACACTGGGTTTTATTGAATTGGGGGGAAAGCTTCATTCCGCAGGTCGGTGAAGTAAATGCACCAattctcataggaattgaatgagtgttgaagcatttaccttgccggcccatggtaagaagctcttcgtatatatttatttatggtttttaaaaattctgttcACTCTCCAGATGCCAGATTTATTTTGCGTGCATTGCTTGTCTGAGTTTCTTGTCTGTGATGGTAGCAAGATCTGAATCCAGGCTTGTTTTCAATTGTTTCTGAAATCTAAAGGGCATGACTGATCCTGTGCACCCTCGTACACTAACTACTGGAAAAATAGGGATGTAAATTAACGTTCCAAAACTATGTACAAACTCTAAGAAGAACTGACGAATGTTGTCAAGCTTCAATTCAACGTGAAAACATACCTTGTTGCTCCCGGAGCTCCACTGCAAATAGAAAGAGGgtgggaggaaaggagaaagtgTGTCATATGATGCCGGAACAGTTCATGGTTTTGATACAAGATGCATTCTTCAAACAAAAAGGGCAATTAATTGCAGCTTTCTAGAATTGTCTACTTTTAGGAATAGGTGACTTTCGGAGATCCAGATTCCAATACTGCTGGTTCAGAGGCGATATTTTCATTAATGAAGAAATACTGAAATTATGGGGTTAAAAGCAAAACCTGACTCTCGTTATGCTGAATTATGATAAAATTTCAATTCTGGTTCTATTTCAGAGCTGTAACATTGTAACTATAACTGTTTATTGCTTTTTGTCGATTGTGTGTCTTACAAATTGTTTTGCTTATTGTGTAGTTTGTTTTCAACCTTGGAAAAAGACAGGCTATAAGTGGAAATAAATCTAAATCAACATATAAATCAAAAATGATAGGAGCCATATGAAAATACACATTCTAATTCTAGACTTTCCAGAAATTTGGTCTTATTCATGTAATATATTTCctagttcaaaaaaaaaaaaaatgaagagagtGCGGAAGCAATCTTGCTGATTTTGAGtgtctattttattttaaaaagtagaCATCTATTGCCTTTAGTCACCTTTTTAATTTCTCATAAAGGCATCCTATTATAAAATTGCTCCTTATGTAGGGTATCACCCCTATGGATCTAGCTGGTTATCCTTGTAATCTTGGGCAGTCACTTATCCTTCCATTGTCTTGGATATAAACTGATTGTACGCCCtctggagatttaaaaaaaatatatatcatacTATACCTGAATTTAATTCATCTTGACAACTGAAAAGGGCATGAGCTAAGTCCAAATCCACAATTAGCTGACTACATCCCTTCTGAAGGTTGCTCTCCAAGATCTCAGGAAAATCTGaatccagaagaaatgcccaACTGCAAGCTGCACAATAGCCACAGGAGGGCACTAGACCTCCACCAAAGTTTGCATGAGGCTCAGGAAAATTGGGTCAAAGCAAATGATTGGGGATGCTCAAGGTTTTGTGAAacctgtaacatagtaacatagtctgcccaggaagtgacatcagaggaagagacgacactgacgtgggcagcaagttagtgatgctgctcacgccaggaacaggtatggaaaaaggtgcacatggcaggaggagtggggggtggagaagagggcaagggAGAGGCACCACAGCCCTGGGCACCACTCGCCCTCGCTACGCCAATGCCGAGgtgccatcaaaacctactccagcccatccttgcCTTAAACAGGGCAAGACTGTAGCAGTCTACCCGGCATAGGCTTCACTTTCCCACTGCTGAAGCTGCCATTTAAGCAATGCTCCTGCACATCATAAACGAAGTTATAATTGTTGATCTTTCAAGTTATGTTTCAATACTATTCTCTTTCTATTTAGAGATCCTTTATGTCTGTAaacttttaatatttatttatttattcaattttctataaggGAGcttagaatgatttacatgaatttattcaggtactcaagcatttttccctgtctgtcctggtgggctcacaatctatctaatgtacctggggcaatggggggattaagtgacttgcccagggtaacgaggagcagcgtgggttttgaacccacaaccccagggtagcTTTAACCAAAGAGAAAAAAATTCTATGGAAGCAGCTGCCTCTTCATAATCCTCATTtcttgtcctctaatacagtggctcccaaccctgtcctggaggaccaccaggccaattgggttttcaggctagccctaatgaatatgcacggagcagatttgcatgcctctcacttccactatatgcaaatctctctcatgcatattcattagggctagcctgaaaacccgattggcctggtggtcctccaggacagggttgggaaccactgctctaatacaTCATACCTgtcacccttccccctcctatcaTTCTAACTCTGTATCCTCtacaccagtgtatcgcaaactgtgtgccatggcacatcaAATTGtctcctcagatttcaggtgtgccgtgacacactgtCAAGGAGGAAAGTCAtccacgccggctgactgcccacaggacgtgccttttgtggcaagaggcacatcctgtaggaagtcagccagcacGGATGACTCTCTTCCTGGCCGGCGTCTCCCCGCACTTCATGGATCCCTCCACTGAAGTGGgtcgcagccagatgggcctccgcgcacttccaggtgccttccggccagggcattggatttagtgtgccaccggccggaaagtttgcgagacactgctctacacCTACAGTAATAACCACAACCCTGTCCCTTCTTGACACTCCTTACTCCTTGCCCTCTACTTGTATAGGAATTCTGTTTCACTTTCCTAATCACAGCAAACTTTTTAGATTCTAGTTTCCACCCACTCCCACTCATTCTTCTCACCCTTTTCCTAACAGATTTCAATTATTTTTCCACGGTGAAACTAAAAACAGTTTTGTTTCATTCTACCATACAGAGAGATGCTATTATTACCTTCTTGTTCCCTCTTCTGAACTGCAGGAggaatacaagaaaaaaaaaagaatcaccaATTGCAAGTTTTGTGGGTATCAGAATGAGTCTCTGACATGTCAGAATCATCAGTTACAAGACGTTTCAGTTTATGAATATCAGAATGATTCTCTtacatttccttttctttcaaATAATGGAAAAGTACAAAAGGCTTAAAAGATTTACAAGGTACCTAAAAGAGAGAACAAAAACATCCTCCAAACACATAGTACACAGACTCGCAAGCAGATTAGAGAGttgtgtggggacagaaatccaatCCATCCACCAATGGAATCCAACCCGTCCCTGTCCGTTACCACCGGAATCAAATCTGCCTCTGACCATCCCCAGACAATCTTACAAACTTGATCTTCCTGCCAGCAATTTCAGTTAGGCTTTTCTTGGTCACCCCCAGGGGTCAACCCTCTGTAGCAACGTCCTGTTGCCGCATGGGAGGGACATGCAGGGGGAGGCCTTTAAAGCTGGTCACAGCGTGCATGACTGAATCATTGCCAGAAAGAGGATCAGATTTGCAAGACCATCAGGTGGGTAGGCAggcaggaaggggagagagatggtggattcagggagggaaggagggacggCCAGAATGAGCAATGCCAGAACTGTGGGTGGTAGGGAGGAAGGAGCAGGATAAAGATGCTCAACATTTGAtggtaaaaaattaaaaagactgtATGGGCTGGTAGACAGGGACAGagtcttcagactgtggggaaccacaagtacaagggggcactcggagaaattgaaaggggacaggtttagaacaaacactaggaagttcttttttacccagagggtggtggacacatggaacgcgcttctgaaGGTTGTGAGAGGCCAGatcacactacaggggttcaaggaaggtttagataggttcctaaaggataaggggattgagggatacagatagaagtagaggtaggttataggaatagtcagggaccacttcacaggtcataggcctgatggactgccgcgggagcggaccgctgggtgcgatggacctctgatctgacccagtggaggcaacttcttatgttcttatggccaaGAGGTCTCCAagggccttgcactgaagaacacaGAACTAGAGGGAGGCTCCAGGGACTGGTTTTAGTATCATTATCTTACAGCACAGGAGAACTGTGTGTCATTTACCAAAGGATGTGACAAAGAGTTGTAGTTTGTCCAACATTCGTCACCATAAAGAGATGCAAAAACAGTGATGAGAGAAAAGGAGAATATAGGGAGCTGCTGGAGAGAGCTATGGAGGGATGACATTAATAACATATAATTACCTTCTAATTCTTTCTGCTGCACTgtgaagaaaaaaaggagaatcACATTAATTTCCACTATACAGTAGGTCAGATTCACATGTTCAGCATTCAGGGGCAGATTTAAGACTACATTATCCATACGCAGAGACTGCgagggaggagagatggaggGCATTAGGGTTAGACAttaatagggaggggggaatgaaaTGAGTATGGCACTGGGAGGGAATTCCCAGATACTGGGCCCTTTCAGAATTTGATCTCCTAAGCTCTTGCCTATTTTATCTGATACTATCatcattgatataaaaaaaaaataaataaaaaagtttcacTCTGCATCCAACTCTAAGCACATTTATGGAGCTAGGGGAAGATCCTTAAAACTTTAACGAGGTCACTGAaccagttccagctggtttagcattCGTATATTTCAGCAGCGGATTGTCAAAAGAGCTTACTGTGGTCTTTTACGAGCTTCTTACCAGTCTCCGACTACTTTGAGTGTGTAACCAAAGAACGGCAGTGCACTACGTCCCATTCTCTTTCCCTTTAAGGAGAACATGAGGCCATTGAAAGAGACCCAGGCAATAATATCAGCTCTACCCGACGTTTAAATGGCTGAATCAGAAAGGTAACTTATATCATGTTTTATTAACACTGACCTGAAACAAAATCCAGTGATGGTTCTGTTCCAGTTGAAGACTTCATGTGTCGACTTGCTTTTACTAAAGTAATGCCAAAACACTCAGATTAGTATTTTATTGTAGTGTCAACTGTAGAGGAATGAAAGCtacataaaatgaaaataaaaataaagaaaatgaaatgaaagCTTCATAAAATGTCATATGCTCTTTGTTAATTGTTCACATCTATCAAGGTTAACCCTTCCTGGGCCAATTTGATTCCCAAAGAAGTGAATTTCTCTTTCACAGGATTCTATGAGTCCAGTGATGTCACAACTAACTTATGACATTGGCTGTAGACCGAACACAGTCTGAGCAAATTAGTAGATGAAAAGATTTCACCTACTAGACCCAAGGACCACTAGATTACACAGAGACTGCTATCAGCAAAAGAGTTGGTGGCATTCCAGAAAGCAGAAAGGCACTTGAAATGTAACTAGTACTAATATTTGTTTCTGGTTTTCCTCATATTTTTCAAGCAAGTGTAAGGAGTGGCCTAGGAAAtgccatggcctggtacagaatGGACAGAAGAGGCAAAGGGGAGCATTCCCGTGTTTTGTGCATAATACATAATCAATTTGAGCAGTCTAGTTGAAGCTTATAAGACGCTCAACCCCTAAGATCTCCTGCTAGACTCCTGTTAGATCAATTTACTCTCCTGTTCCCTACTCTagcaaaaaaattctaaaagtggggaagggaggatgcttccccttatcagtttaggAGGCATTTTAAGTCTCTCCTTCCTTAGATACAGTTGCCTTGCAGTGCACCAAAACACGTAAAATGCAGCACTCTCAGCCAACCCACCCCCAATCAGGAAACAAACACACAAACCCACCCTTCAGTAAATTAAAAACTAATAAGTCATGCTCAACTTTCTCATGAAAAGCCAAGAACTTCTCTGAATACCACTCAAAGGGAAAGGCTAATGAGTTAGCATGGAGAGATGTTGCACAGTGCAGTGTGCACTGATCATTCCTTATAAAATTATGGGCGTAATATACAGTATACCCAGGGATGGACACCAAAGGCCAGATTCCATAAATGGCGCCTAGGTTAGCACCCTGATTGGGGACACCTAGctgaggacatggaatgaagctaaggggggacaagttcagaactaatatcaggaagttctgcttcactcagagagtggttgacacctggaatgctctcccagaggaggttattgtggaatcgaccgtcctaggattcaaaagcaaactaaatgcacatctccttacgagaggcatagaaggatatgggtgactaaaaattacgccaggtgtacacctggcagggcctccacatgtgcggatcgctggactagatggaccaaaggtctgatccggagatggcgcttcttacgttcttatgtctGCACAGAACTCAAAATTGATGAATGAGCTTAACCGTAACCCAGTCAGTACTACTTAGCAGGATGGGATCCTCTCTAACCCGGCTAATTGGCGCTGGAAATTGGGCTCAATATTTTTTATGTTTAGACGATGCAGCCAGGATTGTATTACACAGAAGATAAATCACAAGCTAAAGGCATTCCCTTCCCCAAAAGCTTAAAATCAGGGCCGCTTAACAACTGGACAAGGTAAGTCACTGATTCAGGGAACAGGTGATAAAAACTGCTAAAATTCCCAGCCTCTGATGTCACTGCCAATCCCTCACCTGGTCTAGAGGTTAAGccttctcttcccccaatccTTGCAAGTCCAGCAGCTATCCTTTCATCTTCCACTGAGGTCCTGTACACTTTTATCTTGgttgccagcagcagcaggagtaTGAACAACAGGTGGCTTTCGGCCCACCTTGGCATCTTCCCTCTGCCATAGCCCGctcacaggaaattgcatcagaggaagTAGGATGTGGGAGAAGGAAGATGCAGGGGTGGACCGAAAGCCACCTGCTGTTTCATACTGCTGCTGCCAGCAACCacgaaagcgtacaggaacacactggaagagggaaggagagatagagaCTAGACTGGGAGAGGAGGGGGCGAAGAAGCTGGATCAAGCATGCAAGGGAGAGATGCAGAacctgtgtatgtgtgtgtgtgggggggggagtacaAAGAAGCAATATGTGGGAGTGGAGATAGTGAAGCAAGTTGGCTTAGGGCACCATAATTACTTGAGCTGGCCTTGCTTAAATTCCATTTATAATGTATTATTGTAAAGACAGAAGATAGCCACTTGTTTACCTTTCTCTGCATCTTTTTTGAGAGTATGAGCCACTCCTCGGACATTAATTTTTTCAAGAACCTCAATGGCTACTTCCAGAGCATAGTCTGCTCCATATTGTTTTAGCATCTGCTGTCCCACCTCCATGGGCTCCGCCTGCTGTAACGTCGCAGTTGGGATGTTAGCATAGCCACCTCTCAGTTCCACGTTGCGCAGCTTTATCTTAAATTTCTTCAGCTCTGCTGGGTTGAGGTTCTCCAAGGCTTTGGTGAGTATGTCCAAGAACTGTCCATCCATTTTCTTTCTTCAGTTCTGGTGAAAGAGAGCACAGCGTGTATATTGGCCCGAACAAAGTCATATCTCCAACTCAAATGCAACAAAGGGAAAAGAGAAGGtgcctctatttatttatttatgttttctctctcattctccctaaagagctcagtttgggttataggttaacatacataatatacagttaacaggttacaatttgccatggttttgtgatgcaagttttatcctaattcaacacatactaggaatctaataccaatatacattgtATAGAGTTACAGGTTACAGTTTGCCTTAAGGAATTTGCAAGGTTGTAAAGGATGACTTGGAAACATTAAGGGGGAAATTTTCAGCCAGGGCAATCTACTTACCCGATTAGCTCAATTTAACAATTGTCTTCCTTGAAGGACAATTTATGTCTTCCTTGAAGGACAATTTATGTCTTCCTTGAAGGACAATTTATGTCTTCCTTGAAGGACAATTTATGTCTTCCTTGAAGGACAATTTATGTCTTCCTTGAAGGACAATTTATGTCTTCCTTGAATGACAATTTATGTCTTCCTTGAAGGACAATTTATGTGCCTAATAACCAGGGCTAAGGAACTGAAGCTGTGAAGTTGAAATCAGAAGCAATTCTGGGTGGATTTggagttgataaaaatgtattgaCTCCAACTTTagtttcaaaaaattttttttttaccccattATAAtggtaaatttatctttttatACTTATTATTGGTTGTTAGACACATCAaaggggaatattttatgatatgTAGAGACCAAAAATTAATGTATCTCTATAGCTGGACCATTTCTGTGGAATGCGATTTTGAAGAAATATGGTGCAGCAGAGAAAGCCCTACACACTGGCAAGGAAAGAGCTGAAGAAATAGCCAGGGACCTGGTATAGCCTGGCATCGAGGGGCTTAGGCTTGATGACCAGAGATGGAACCGGTGAAGGAGAATCCAGGAGAGTCCTCGGTGTGTGCATTGGCGAGAAGACGACTGAGGggctgggagagccctcagtaTGTGTGTGTGCTGGATAAGACGATTGAATGATGGAGATCTGGGAGAGACCAAGGACCTGGGGAGCATTGGCCAAAGGACTGAGGAGCAGTCCGGTGGAAGAACCAGCTGGGAAATAATGGAGGAACCGTAAAATGGCACTGGATGCTGCCGAAGACCAGGAGGGCCAATGGAGGGTCAAGAGGGACTCTGGAGACCTAGAGAGATGAAAGGCCGTGGAGAACTCGGGTTTGAAGGGAATGAATGTGGAACCTGGTACCTGGGGGGGTGTGGATATGCAATGGGAATACTGTTCGGCCCAGTCACACGATCACAATAAGGACTAAGGCCACTTGTTACCACATTATGGTAAACGGGTTCTTATTATTATCCATGGATTCTACGGTTTATAGGGCAGTTCAGGCCATTTATAAATCTCAAGAAGCTCGTTTAACAATCAATGGCAGCCTGACGCAATTGTCCATTCATTCTTACCTTTGCTATTTGcactctttaaccctttcaggaccataaggatcgtaggccaatttttgtggttttgacgacatttttatggtaaaaagggcttgcagatgccaaaaaattgattttttttgtgaaatatcattatttttattttaaaaaaatcacacttctggcttatggacagtgtggcaagtgaatcttctcgtcaatctagcaacgacgctaatgaatgaatgtcggaaccagtttgtttacataaaggcagtatcatatggaatccgtacatatcaaatttagaactgtagactatcccaatcaaaatttataggattttaaagttatgggacaaatatgtcccttggtcctgaaagggttaaagccttTTACACAGAAGCTACAAATTAACTCAGAggctgagggggagggggtttgaaaTGAATCGGGTATAATGCAAAATAGCCATGTTTGCATTATTATTTCTATGGAAATCCTCTGTCTCTCTGACTTTATGAAGTTGTACATGATATCATGGTACAGGGGAAAAATCAGTAACACTCACTATAAAATATCTCACCCCAGACAAAGAAGCTTCTTAAATATCAGCTTCCATTTCAATAGAATTAGCAGACTATTATATTTAAAGTTACCAGTACAATTATCAGAGTTCTATGAGCTACATTAGGGCCTGGATTCggtaaatggtgcccaactttgggcattgggtggacagaaaaaaaaaaaaaaagattggcatggagcactattttatttattcaattttctatactgttcccccatgggagctcagaatggatccctctcagttttaatttattttatgatCTGGTTTTAATTTTCAATTAGGCACCTCTCAATACAGCaactaaatgattttttttattattttgtttaaatttatttcttttctctttctttttcttcttatctttgcatcATGATTATTTGGCGTTCCTTTCCTTTTTAAATTGAGGCTTGAATCGAAGAGTGGTATATAAATAGAAATCGACATAAACATCCTGCCTGTCCTGGTAGATTCGCAATCCATCTggtgtacctggggctatggggggattaggtgacttgcccagggtcacaaggcgcagcgtgggcttgaacccagaacatcagggtgctgaggctgtagctttaaccactgcaccacatactcccCTGGTGTTAAGAGCACTGAGTTGagtgttctttatagaatagcgcttaaagTCCATTCCTTTACCCACATTGGTCACCGGTATTTACAACGCCTGAAACCTGGAGTAAATACCGGCATTAGCATTGGGCATCTGAATGGTGGTATTCCATAACTCCACATGCAAATTTATAGAATGCTCTTACCATGCCCTCCCCATGCACATTGGGGAAGTAAGGCACACaaggttatttaaaaaaataaaaaaaataaaaaaacatgcaGGAAGATGCACACAAACGCAAAATCTAATTAatccaattaactgcaataatcgATTGTTAACATCGATTTATTGCAAGTTAATGGCTTGTTAGTTAATTAATTTGTGCATGTCTCTTCAATCCATGCACAAATTTAGGGGGGGTATATGATTATTTTAGCACAAATTTAAAAATGGTCTGAATAGATTGagattccttcctccccccccccccccccccactagctaACAAGAATAAAATGGAGTCCAAATTAAAATACCATCAagagtctttttttatttatgatGCCACTGTAAttcccaattctttatttatGACAAGTAGATAATTTAAAgaagttcattttcaaagcatatacACTGATAAAGTTACATGTTACTGTGTAACTTTGTAAGtgtatgtgctttgaaaatgagcaccattgTCTCAGCATATATTTGGACCAAT encodes:
- the LOC117347674 gene encoding apoptosis-associated speck-like protein containing a CARD, translated to MDGQFLDILTKALENLNPAELKKFKIKLRNVELRGGYANIPTATLQQAEPMEVGQQMLKQYGADYALEVAIEVLEKINVRGVAHTLKKDAEKVKASRHMKSSTGTEPSLDFVSVQQKELEVQKREQEVELREQQVQLREERVHLREERALVREQRATVREERVQAREDKVEIKEQKVQELEDAVAKLRVKEVEIRELKVQQLEDTAARLHSREECA